From Virgibacillus natechei, the proteins below share one genomic window:
- the leuS gene encoding leucine--tRNA ligase, whose amino-acid sequence MSFNHQEIEKKWQEHWQVNKTFKTNTYSEKEKVYALDMFPYPSGSGLHVGHPEGYTATDIFSRVKRMQGYEVLHPMGWDAFGLPAEQYAIDTGNSPAAFTKKNIATFKRQIQELGFSYDWDREINTTDPNYYKWTQWIFTKLYEEGLAYMDEVSVNWCPALGTVLANEEVIDGKSERGGHPVVRKPMKQWMLKITAYADRLLEDLEEVDWPESIKDMQRNWIGRSEGAEVTFDIDGHEEKFTAFTTRPDTLFGATYAVLAPEHPLVKKVVSSEQKKAVDSYLDKIQTKSDLERTDLAKEKTGVFTGGYAINPVSKEKMPIWVADYVLMTYGTGAIMAVPGHDERDYEFAEKFDLPIVEVVAGGDLSKEAYVGDGELVNSEFLNGLNKGEAISKMIEWLETNGKGEKKVTYRLRDWLFARQRYWGEPIPIIHWEDGSATAIPESELPLELPEMTEIKPSGTGESPLANNKDWVNVVDPETGMKGRRETSTMPQWAGSCWYFLRFIDPENTEQLADPKALAEWLPVDIYIGGAEHAVLHLLYARFWHKFLYDIGVVPTKEPFMKLFNQGMILGEGNEKMSKSKGNVVNPDEIIASHGADTLRLYEMFMGPLDAAVAWSTNGLDGARRFLDRIWRLIISDDGTLSDKVVDEHDATLDKVYNETVKKVTEDFDNLHFNTAISQMMVFINEGYKAEKLSKEYIEGFVKLLSPIAPHLAEELWERLGYPGTISYEEWPVYDESKLVEDEVEIAIQIMGKVRSKINVERDISKDELQKQALEDEKIQESLEGTTIRKVIVVPGKLVNIVAN is encoded by the coding sequence ATGAGTTTTAATCACCAGGAAATTGAAAAGAAATGGCAAGAACATTGGCAAGTTAACAAAACTTTTAAAACGAATACATATTCTGAAAAAGAAAAAGTTTACGCACTGGATATGTTTCCATACCCGTCTGGATCTGGATTGCATGTTGGTCATCCGGAAGGCTATACGGCAACCGATATATTCTCCCGTGTAAAAAGAATGCAAGGATATGAAGTACTTCATCCGATGGGGTGGGATGCTTTTGGTTTACCAGCTGAACAGTACGCTATTGATACAGGGAATAGTCCGGCTGCATTTACAAAAAAGAACATTGCAACATTTAAGCGGCAAATTCAAGAACTTGGGTTTTCTTATGATTGGGACCGCGAAATCAATACAACCGACCCTAATTATTACAAGTGGACGCAATGGATTTTCACCAAACTGTACGAAGAAGGCCTTGCCTACATGGATGAAGTTTCTGTTAACTGGTGTCCAGCACTCGGTACCGTTCTTGCCAATGAAGAAGTGATTGACGGGAAAAGTGAACGTGGTGGGCATCCTGTTGTACGCAAGCCAATGAAACAATGGATGCTTAAGATTACGGCATATGCGGATAGACTTTTAGAAGATTTAGAAGAAGTTGATTGGCCAGAAAGCATTAAGGATATGCAACGAAACTGGATCGGACGTTCAGAAGGTGCAGAAGTGACGTTTGATATTGATGGACATGAAGAGAAATTCACTGCATTTACAACACGGCCGGATACATTGTTTGGTGCTACCTATGCTGTACTAGCGCCAGAGCATCCACTTGTAAAAAAAGTAGTGAGTTCCGAACAAAAGAAAGCTGTTGACTCCTATTTGGATAAAATCCAAACGAAATCCGATCTGGAACGTACGGATCTGGCGAAAGAAAAGACTGGTGTATTTACAGGGGGATATGCAATCAACCCTGTTAGTAAGGAAAAAATGCCAATCTGGGTCGCTGACTATGTATTAATGACGTATGGAACGGGAGCAATTATGGCGGTTCCAGGTCATGATGAACGAGATTATGAATTTGCGGAGAAATTTGATCTTCCTATAGTAGAAGTCGTTGCAGGTGGAGACCTGTCCAAAGAAGCCTATGTTGGTGATGGCGAACTTGTCAATTCCGAATTTTTGAATGGCTTGAATAAAGGTGAAGCCATTTCAAAAATGATTGAATGGCTTGAAACGAATGGGAAAGGTGAGAAAAAAGTTACCTATCGCCTGCGTGATTGGTTATTTGCCAGACAGCGTTATTGGGGAGAACCAATCCCTATTATTCATTGGGAAGACGGATCAGCTACAGCTATACCTGAATCGGAGCTTCCATTGGAATTGCCGGAAATGACAGAAATTAAACCATCTGGTACTGGTGAGTCTCCGCTTGCGAACAATAAGGATTGGGTCAATGTAGTGGATCCTGAAACGGGTATGAAAGGTCGCCGTGAAACAAGTACGATGCCGCAATGGGCAGGGAGCTGTTGGTATTTCCTTCGGTTTATTGATCCCGAAAACACGGAACAATTAGCAGATCCAAAAGCTCTAGCAGAATGGCTCCCGGTCGATATTTACATAGGTGGTGCAGAACACGCCGTGCTTCACCTCTTATACGCGCGATTCTGGCATAAATTTTTGTATGATATTGGTGTTGTTCCTACGAAGGAGCCATTTATGAAATTGTTTAATCAAGGCATGATTCTCGGAGAAGGAAATGAAAAAATGAGTAAGTCAAAGGGGAATGTTGTTAATCCTGATGAAATCATTGCTTCTCATGGTGCGGATACATTGCGTCTGTATGAAATGTTCATGGGACCGTTGGATGCTGCTGTAGCCTGGTCAACAAACGGACTTGATGGTGCAAGGCGCTTTCTTGACCGAATATGGCGCCTGATTATAAGTGATGATGGTACCCTTTCGGATAAAGTAGTGGATGAGCATGATGCAACATTAGATAAAGTTTACAACGAAACCGTTAAAAAAGTAACCGAGGATTTCGATAACCTGCATTTCAATACAGCTATTTCACAAATGATGGTGTTTATTAATGAAGGATATAAAGCTGAAAAACTTTCAAAAGAATATATAGAAGGATTTGTGAAATTACTTTCACCAATTGCACCACACCTTGCAGAAGAATTGTGGGAACGTCTTGGGTATCCAGGAACCATTAGCTACGAAGAATGGCCTGTATATGATGAATCAAAACTGGTTGAGGACGAAGTAGAGATCGCAATACAAATTATGGGTAAAGTTCGATCCAAAATAAATGTAGAAAGAGATATCTCAAAGGATGAACTTCAAAAACAAGCTCTCGAAGACGAAAAAATTCAAGAGTCGCTCGAAGGCACAACGATTCGAAAAGTAATCGTTGTACCAGGAAAGTTAGTAAATATTGTAGCAAATTAA
- a CDS encoding tRNA (mnm(5)s(2)U34)-methyltransferase gives MLSGILHYAHELLEGSINKGETVIDATCGNGNDTLFLSKIIGDSGHVLAFDIQNQAIINTKQLLDDHKCTNVTVIQDSHANIFNHVSANQEIGGAIFNLGYLPNSDKSVITKGESTLSAIHSILRHLKKNGLIVIVVYHGHQGGKQEKESLLEYLTSLNQKEFSVLKHEFINQKNNPPFVLAIQKR, from the coding sequence ATGCTAAGCGGAATACTTCATTATGCGCACGAACTATTAGAAGGATCGATCAATAAAGGAGAAACGGTTATTGATGCTACATGCGGAAATGGAAATGACACATTATTTCTGAGTAAAATAATTGGAGACAGTGGCCATGTACTCGCTTTTGATATTCAAAATCAAGCTATTATCAATACGAAGCAATTATTAGATGATCATAAATGTACCAATGTAACAGTCATTCAAGACAGCCACGCCAACATTTTTAATCATGTATCTGCAAATCAAGAAATAGGTGGAGCCATATTTAATCTAGGCTACCTGCCAAATAGTGATAAGTCCGTTATCACAAAAGGTGAATCCACATTATCAGCTATTCATTCCATATTACGTCACCTTAAAAAGAATGGCCTTATCGTAATCGTTGTATACCACGGGCATCAAGGTGGCAAGCAGGAAAAAGAATCGTTATTGGAGTACTTAACCAGTCTAAATCAAAAGGAATTTAGTGTGTTAAAACATGAATTCATTAACCAAAAAAATAACCCGCCTTTTGTTTTAGCCATTCAAAAGAGGTAA
- a CDS encoding tetraprenyl-beta-curcumene synthase family protein yields the protein MRVPITALTLMNSVYRKIFPAVNQELTHWKNRAEQIPDEELRKQALASIETKRFHCQGGGVYALLAGYEWREAIRFIVAYQTISDYLDNLCDRSTSMDPADFRLLHDAMIDALKPGNTIKNYYALRDVQLDGEYLADLVRTCQKTLRNLDDYSIIQGYLLKLEAMYGDLQVHKHVKVEERIPRLTNWYDRHTEESPGLSWYEFSAAAGSTLGVFCMVSYTMNGKMTADLAEKIYQSYFPYMQALHILLDYYIDQHEDMVEADLNFCSYYPDQDVMKERLTYFIGQVNKHVQVLPNQSFHEMIHQGLVGLYLGDPKVKEIDGGAEMTRELLRTSGYRSRFFHWNTRMYYKISGKTG from the coding sequence ATGCGTGTACCTATAACGGCTTTGACTTTAATGAACAGCGTATACAGAAAAATTTTCCCTGCAGTCAATCAAGAATTAACACACTGGAAAAATCGTGCTGAGCAGATACCAGATGAAGAATTACGTAAACAAGCACTAGCTAGTATTGAAACAAAAAGATTCCACTGTCAGGGCGGAGGGGTTTACGCATTGCTAGCAGGGTATGAATGGAGAGAAGCAATCCGTTTTATCGTGGCTTATCAAACGATAAGTGATTACCTGGATAATTTATGTGACCGCAGTACATCAATGGATCCAGCTGATTTTCGTTTGTTGCATGATGCGATGATTGATGCATTGAAACCAGGAAATACGATAAAAAACTATTATGCGTTACGGGATGTACAGTTAGACGGAGAGTATTTAGCGGATCTCGTTCGAACATGTCAAAAAACGTTGCGAAACCTTGATGATTATTCTATTATACAGGGCTATTTGTTAAAGCTTGAGGCAATGTATGGGGATCTCCAAGTACACAAACACGTTAAAGTTGAAGAGCGAATCCCACGATTAACAAATTGGTATGATAGGCATACAGAGGAATCCCCTGGGTTGAGCTGGTATGAATTCTCCGCTGCAGCAGGATCTACTTTGGGAGTTTTTTGTATGGTTTCCTATACAATGAACGGAAAAATGACAGCGGATTTGGCTGAGAAAATTTATCAGAGCTACTTTCCATACATGCAAGCCTTACATATTTTACTGGATTATTATATTGATCAGCATGAGGATATGGTGGAAGCGGATTTAAATTTTTGCAGCTATTATCCAGACCAGGATGTAATGAAGGAACGGCTTACTTATTTTATTGGACAAGTAAATAAACACGTTCAAGTGTTGCCGAATCAATCTTTTCATGAAATGATTCATCAAGGATTAGTTGGTTTATATTTAGGTGATCCAAAGGTAAAGGAAATAGATGGAGGGGCCGAAATGACAAGGGAACTGTTGCGAACGAGTGGCTACAGGTCTCGTTTCTTCCATTGGAATACTAGGATGTATTATAAAATTAGTGGAAAAACTGGATAA
- a CDS encoding gamma carbonic anhydrase, whose product MIDHYKNTIPSIHETAFIAKDALVNGDVTIDEHSSIWFKTVIRGDVAPTRIGKRVSVQDLSMLHQSPNNPLIIEDDVTIGHQVTLHSAIIRKNALIGMASILLDGAEVGENAFIGAGSLVPPGKKIPANTLAMGRPAKVIRDLTKEDYAEMERVRTSYVEKGQYYKNHTNL is encoded by the coding sequence ATGATAGACCATTATAAAAATACAATACCTTCCATTCATGAAACAGCATTTATCGCGAAAGATGCACTCGTAAACGGCGATGTAACGATTGATGAACATTCGAGTATATGGTTTAAGACTGTGATACGCGGAGACGTTGCACCAACTCGAATTGGAAAAAGAGTCAGTGTTCAGGACCTATCCATGCTTCACCAAAGTCCCAATAACCCTTTAATCATTGAAGACGATGTAACAATTGGACATCAAGTTACCTTGCATTCTGCAATCATTCGTAAAAACGCATTAATCGGTATGGCCTCTATCCTATTGGACGGAGCTGAAGTTGGGGAAAACGCATTTATTGGCGCGGGAAGTCTTGTCCCACCTGGAAAAAAGATACCTGCAAACACATTAGCAATGGGAAGACCCGCAAAAGTTATTCGTGATTTGACAAAAGAAGACTATGCTGAAATGGAACGGGTACGAACATCTTACGTTGAAAAAGGGCAGTATTATAAAAATCACACCAACCTATAA
- the metK gene encoding methionine adenosyltransferase: MAPNRRLFTSESVTEGHPDKMSDQISDAILDEILKNDPHARVACETTVTTGLVLVSGEITTSTYVDIPAIVRQTIKDIGYTRAKFGFDADTCAVLTAIDEQSADIAGGVDHALEERQGKISDEEIASIGAGDQGLMFGYACDETEELMPLPISLAHKLAKRLSDMRKEKVLSYLRPDGKTQVTVEYDENNNPIKVDTIVISTQHHQDITIEQIEKDLIEHVIRPVVPASLLDETTNYFINPTGRFVIGGPQGDAGLTGRKIMVDTYGGYARHGGGAFSGKDSTKVDRSAAYAARYVAKNIVSAKLAKTCEVQLAYAIGVAEPVSIAVNTFGTGVVSEEDFVSAIREIFDLRPAGIIRMLDLQKPIFRSTAAYGHFGRTDIMFPWEKTDKVEELKALVEKYKTV; this comes from the coding sequence ATGGCTCCAAATCGCCGTTTATTTACATCTGAATCTGTAACAGAAGGGCATCCAGATAAGATGTCTGATCAAATATCAGATGCTATCCTGGATGAAATTTTAAAAAATGATCCGCATGCGCGTGTTGCATGTGAGACAACTGTAACCACAGGGCTTGTGTTAGTTTCTGGAGAAATTACTACAAGTACATATGTGGATATACCTGCGATTGTCCGTCAAACAATAAAGGATATAGGATATACGCGTGCTAAGTTTGGTTTTGATGCCGACACATGTGCTGTATTAACAGCAATCGATGAGCAATCTGCAGATATTGCAGGTGGGGTCGATCATGCACTTGAAGAACGTCAAGGGAAAATAAGTGATGAAGAAATCGCTTCAATTGGTGCAGGTGATCAAGGTCTTATGTTTGGCTATGCATGTGATGAAACCGAAGAATTAATGCCATTGCCAATTTCATTAGCTCATAAACTGGCAAAACGTTTATCAGACATGAGAAAAGAAAAAGTTCTTTCCTATCTACGTCCGGACGGGAAAACACAGGTAACCGTTGAATACGATGAGAATAACAACCCAATTAAAGTGGATACAATTGTTATTTCAACACAGCATCATCAGGATATAACCATTGAGCAAATTGAAAAAGATTTAATAGAACATGTTATACGCCCAGTGGTTCCTGCTAGTCTATTAGACGAAACAACTAACTATTTTATTAATCCAACCGGACGTTTTGTTATTGGGGGACCTCAAGGAGATGCGGGCTTAACAGGCCGTAAAATTATGGTCGACACCTATGGTGGGTATGCGCGTCATGGAGGTGGTGCATTCAGTGGAAAAGATTCAACGAAAGTCGATCGTTCCGCTGCGTATGCAGCCCGGTATGTAGCTAAAAATATTGTTTCAGCTAAATTAGCAAAAACATGTGAGGTGCAACTCGCCTATGCAATAGGTGTTGCGGAGCCTGTGTCAATTGCGGTCAATACATTTGGAACTGGTGTCGTGAGTGAAGAAGACTTCGTTTCAGCGATTCGGGAGATATTTGACTTACGGCCGGCAGGAATTATTCGTATGCTTGATCTGCAAAAGCCAATTTTCAGAAGCACAGCTGCCTATGGTCATTTTGGGAGAACAGATATTATGTTTCCGTGGGAGAAAACGGATAAAGTAGAAGAGTTAAAGGCACTCGTGGAAAAATATAAAACAGTTTAA
- the pckA gene encoding phosphoenolpyruvate carboxykinase (ATP) → MKTVESFIKNELYSHDNLQKNLSVPRLVEKILSKNEGVLTATGSVRATTGAYTGRSPKDKFIVKDESCEEFIDWGPVNKAIDEKAFNKLYKKVTAYLMEKDELYQFKGFAGADSNSRLPIQVINEYAWHNLFSRQLFINPTDEELASHEADFTVISAPTFKADPAIDGTNSEAFIIISFKERVILIGGTEYAGEIKKSIFSIMNYILPRNNILSMHCSANVGQEGDVALFFGLSGTGKTTLSADPYRRLIGDDEHGWSPSGVFNIEGGCYAKCNNLSEKKEPQIFNAIRFGSVLENVILDEESRLPDYDDTSLTENTRAAYPVENIDNIITPSVAGHPNTIIFLTADASGTLPPISKLTKEQAMYHFLSGYTSKLAGTERGITEPQATFSACFGSPFLPLAPATYAKMLGEKIDLYQSNVFLVNTGWTGGSYGTGNRMKLLYTRAMIHAALEGELNSVETTQDEIFGLDMPIHVPGVPDDVLIPKHTWEDPVAYDNEAKSLAMKFHENFKKFTQVSTAIQQAGPIYRS, encoded by the coding sequence ATGAAAACGGTAGAATCATTTATTAAAAACGAGCTATATTCTCATGACAATTTACAAAAGAATCTGTCTGTTCCCAGATTGGTTGAGAAAATCCTATCGAAGAATGAAGGTGTTTTAACCGCAACAGGATCAGTTCGTGCTACTACAGGCGCATATACTGGGCGTTCGCCAAAAGATAAATTTATTGTGAAAGATGAATCTTGCGAGGAGTTTATTGATTGGGGACCCGTTAATAAAGCAATTGATGAAAAGGCTTTTAATAAGTTATACAAGAAAGTAACCGCTTATTTAATGGAAAAAGATGAATTATATCAATTTAAAGGATTTGCTGGTGCGGATTCCAATTCTAGATTACCGATTCAAGTTATTAACGAATATGCTTGGCATAACTTGTTCTCTCGTCAGTTATTCATTAATCCAACAGATGAAGAACTAGCATCACATGAGGCTGATTTCACAGTAATTTCAGCACCAACTTTCAAAGCTGATCCTGCAATTGATGGTACAAATTCAGAAGCATTTATTATTATTTCTTTTAAAGAGCGGGTTATTCTAATCGGTGGTACAGAATACGCTGGTGAAATTAAAAAATCAATATTCTCTATTATGAACTATATATTACCAAGGAACAATATCTTATCGATGCATTGTTCTGCAAACGTTGGCCAAGAGGGAGATGTTGCTTTATTCTTTGGCCTTTCAGGTACAGGAAAAACAACCTTATCTGCTGATCCCTACCGGCGTTTAATTGGTGATGATGAGCATGGTTGGAGTCCAAGTGGTGTCTTCAATATCGAAGGTGGATGTTACGCAAAATGTAACAACCTTTCCGAGAAAAAAGAACCACAAATATTTAATGCCATCCGGTTCGGATCCGTGTTGGAAAATGTAATTCTGGATGAAGAATCGCGACTTCCAGATTATGATGATACGTCATTAACCGAAAACACAAGAGCCGCATATCCTGTGGAAAACATTGATAACATTATTACACCAAGTGTTGCGGGACATCCGAATACGATTATTTTCTTAACGGCAGATGCATCTGGAACATTGCCACCTATTAGTAAATTAACAAAAGAGCAAGCAATGTACCATTTCTTGAGTGGATATACGAGTAAATTGGCTGGCACAGAGCGCGGAATAACAGAACCTCAGGCAACATTTTCTGCATGCTTTGGTTCTCCCTTCCTACCATTAGCACCAGCGACTTATGCTAAAATGCTAGGAGAAAAAATCGACCTCTACCAGTCGAATGTATTCTTAGTGAACACAGGCTGGACTGGTGGTTCTTATGGTACTGGAAATCGAATGAAGCTGCTCTATACTCGTGCTATGATACACGCTGCTTTAGAGGGTGAATTGAACTCGGTTGAAACAACACAGGATGAGATCTTTGGCTTAGATATGCCAATCCATGTTCCTGGAGTTCCAGATGACGTGTTAATTCCTAAGCATACATGGGAAGATCCGGTAGCATATGATAATGAAGCAAAGTCACTTGCTATGAAATTTCACGAGAACTTTAAGAAATTCACACAAGTAAGTACTGCTATTCAGCAAGCAGGTCCAATTTATCGTTCATAA
- a CDS encoding ABC transporter substrate-binding protein, which produces MKRTKFLVVCSIALFIFLAACNDSGNTSISLAEVTRSVFYAPQYVAIEKGFFEEEGLDVELQTTWGGDTTMTTLLSDGADIALVGSETSIYVYAQDSSDYAINFAQLTKTDGTFLVAKEEQPDFTWENLRDSNFLGQRVGGMPQMVGESVLKNHGIDPHADLDLSQNIDFGNIPGAFASGDYEYVQLFEPTASVFEAEGNGHIVASFGEESGNVPYTVFMAKQSYMDENDEEISKFTRAIYQAQQWVEDSSAEEIAEVIEPYFEDSDLDMLTASIDRYKSQDSFATDPTLDVEGWENLKNIMDDAGELPADVPYDELVNTEFAEEVVNN; this is translated from the coding sequence ATGAAACGAACAAAATTTTTAGTTGTATGTTCCATTGCTCTGTTTATCTTCCTTGCCGCATGTAATGACAGTGGAAATACGTCCATCAGCCTGGCTGAAGTAACACGTTCCGTTTTCTATGCGCCGCAATATGTTGCAATTGAAAAAGGTTTTTTTGAAGAAGAAGGATTGGATGTTGAATTGCAAACAACATGGGGCGGTGATACTACGATGACGACCCTGTTATCAGACGGTGCTGATATTGCCTTGGTTGGTTCAGAAACTTCTATCTATGTATACGCACAGGATTCCAGTGATTATGCAATCAATTTTGCACAATTAACTAAGACAGATGGAACGTTTCTCGTTGCGAAAGAAGAACAACCTGATTTCACATGGGAGAATCTTAGAGATAGTAATTTCTTAGGACAACGTGTGGGTGGTATGCCACAGATGGTCGGTGAGTCTGTGTTAAAAAACCATGGTATTGATCCACATGCTGACCTAGATTTAAGCCAGAACATTGATTTTGGAAATATTCCAGGCGCGTTTGCATCTGGTGATTATGAATATGTTCAATTATTTGAGCCAACAGCAAGTGTATTTGAAGCAGAAGGTAATGGGCATATTGTTGCTTCCTTCGGCGAGGAATCCGGCAATGTCCCTTACACGGTATTTATGGCAAAACAAAGTTACATGGATGAAAACGACGAAGAAATTAGTAAATTTACGAGAGCAATTTATCAAGCCCAACAATGGGTGGAAGATAGTAGTGCTGAAGAAATAGCAGAAGTGATCGAACCATATTTTGAAGATAGTGATCTGGATATGTTGACTGCATCTATCGATCGTTATAAGAGTCAGGATTCCTTTGCTACGGATCCTACCTTGGACGTGGAAGGATGGGAGAACCTGAAAAATATTATGGATGACGCCGGCGAACTTCCAGCAGATGTACCATACGATGAACTGGTAAATACGGAGTTTGCTGAAGAAGTAGTTAATAACTAA
- a CDS encoding ABC transporter ATP-binding protein, with protein MSFLTLDQVEHHYFSKESYTKALANISFSVKEGEFIALLGPSGCGKSTILSIIAGIMKQTAGNVLLQQRPISDSEMAIGYMLQQDYLFPWKTILDNVLLGPKISKNKTEEAKETALELLKEVGLSDVTNAYPASLSGGMRQRVALVRTLINNPKILLLDEPFSALDYQTKLKLEDLVSQLLKMYHKTTVLVTHDIGEAIAMSDRIFIMDTNPGTISKVFEVPIELRNEEPFLVRRHPKYHIIFEKIWKELDKEEIVTTESKVVSKENGD; from the coding sequence TTGTCATTTCTAACCTTAGATCAAGTCGAGCACCATTACTTTTCTAAAGAAAGTTACACAAAAGCTTTAGCTAACATATCCTTCTCGGTTAAAGAAGGCGAGTTCATTGCCTTGCTGGGCCCAAGCGGCTGCGGAAAATCAACTATTCTTTCTATCATTGCTGGAATTATGAAACAAACTGCCGGTAATGTACTCCTCCAACAAAGGCCCATTAGCGATTCCGAGATGGCGATTGGATATATGCTACAACAGGATTACTTGTTTCCCTGGAAAACAATCCTAGATAATGTGTTACTAGGACCAAAAATATCCAAAAACAAGACAGAAGAAGCAAAAGAAACAGCATTGGAGTTATTAAAAGAAGTAGGTTTATCAGATGTAACAAACGCTTACCCTGCCTCGCTTTCTGGTGGAATGCGCCAACGGGTTGCACTTGTTCGTACACTCATTAACAATCCTAAAATATTACTATTGGATGAACCTTTTTCAGCCCTGGATTATCAAACTAAACTTAAACTTGAAGATTTAGTATCACAATTACTAAAAATGTATCATAAAACGACCGTTCTTGTAACACATGATATCGGTGAAGCAATTGCAATGAGTGATCGTATTTTTATTATGGATACCAATCCTGGCACCATTTCAAAGGTTTTTGAGGTTCCAATTGAATTACGTAATGAAGAACCATTTTTAGTAAGAAGGCATCCAAAATATCATATTATATTTGAAAAAATTTGGAAAGAGTTGGATAAAGAGGAAATCGTAACAACAGAATCAAAGGTGGTGTCAAAAGAGAATGGTGACTAA
- a CDS encoding ABC transporter permease has product MVTKSDHHLFEKYKNQLKSEKKIVFAWQISILVAFFGLWEMASRLYWIDPLIFSSPTRVLDLLVNRFANGSMITHIQVTLFETVLGFIIGTVVGIVIATLLWSSRRFARIMDPFLVIMNAMPKVALGPIIIVALGPGYLSIIMMGAIISVIITTLVVYSGFNEVDPNYEKVLISFGATRWQLFKEAIFPATLPVMISTLKVNVGLSWVGVIIGEFLVSTQGLGYLIIYGFQVFDFTLVMSSLVVIAIFAAIMYKLIEKLEKWLIKHST; this is encoded by the coding sequence ATGGTGACTAAATCAGATCATCACCTGTTTGAGAAATATAAAAATCAATTAAAAAGTGAAAAGAAGATTGTATTCGCTTGGCAAATTAGTATTTTGGTGGCATTTTTTGGACTATGGGAAATGGCGAGTAGACTCTATTGGATTGACCCGTTAATATTCAGTTCCCCTACAAGGGTATTAGATTTACTCGTCAATCGATTTGCTAATGGCTCCATGATTACACATATCCAAGTAACGCTTTTTGAAACCGTTCTAGGATTCATTATTGGAACCGTTGTCGGTATCGTAATTGCTACATTACTATGGTCATCAAGACGATTTGCCAGAATTATGGATCCCTTCCTTGTTATTATGAACGCTATGCCTAAAGTGGCGCTTGGACCGATAATCATTGTGGCACTTGGACCTGGCTATCTATCCATCATCATGATGGGTGCGATCATCTCCGTTATCATCACGACACTCGTCGTTTATTCAGGCTTTAATGAAGTTGATCCAAACTACGAAAAAGTATTGATTAGCTTTGGTGCTACAAGATGGCAACTCTTTAAAGAAGCTATTTTCCCTGCGACGCTCCCAGTCATGATTTCAACTTTAAAAGTCAATGTTGGACTGTCGTGGGTTGGTGTCATCATCGGTGAATTCCTCGTTTCAACACAAGGATTAGGGTATTTAATTATTTACGGATTCCAAGTGTTTGATTTTACACTTGTTATGTCGAGTTTAGTTGTCATTGCAATATTTGCAGCAATTATGTATAAGCTTATTGAGAAATTAGAGAAGTGGCTGATCAAACATTCAACCTAA
- the ytkD gene encoding RNA deprotection pyrophosphohydrolase: MYTFKDYYNNEVKLSFDDHPFSLEPKHVWVVCRHKDKWLLTKHKGRGYEFPGGNVEEGENAKEAAIREVKEETGGNVEKIYYIGQYNVTGRNETVIKNVYFAKINQLIQQDTYYETEGPILLKKIPSNVRYNHLYSFIMKDGVLDYCMKQIRKTRLLARA; encoded by the coding sequence ATGTATACATTCAAGGATTACTATAATAACGAAGTAAAACTTTCATTTGATGATCATCCTTTTTCATTGGAACCAAAACATGTATGGGTTGTATGCAGACACAAGGATAAATGGCTCCTAACAAAACACAAAGGCAGAGGGTATGAATTTCCTGGAGGCAATGTAGAAGAAGGCGAGAATGCAAAAGAAGCCGCCATCCGTGAAGTAAAGGAAGAAACAGGCGGTAATGTAGAAAAAATCTATTATATTGGCCAATATAACGTTACGGGTCGAAATGAAACAGTGATCAAAAATGTTTACTTTGCTAAAATTAATCAACTTATTCAACAAGACACTTATTATGAAACGGAAGGCCCGATCTTATTGAAAAAAATCCCATCCAATGTAAGATACAATCATTTATATAGCTTCATTATGAAAGATGGGGTCCTAGACTATTGCATGAAACAGATAAGGAAAACGAGGCTACTCGCAAGAGCCTAG